From a region of the Odocoileus virginianus isolate 20LAN1187 ecotype Illinois chromosome 1, Ovbor_1.2, whole genome shotgun sequence genome:
- the ATP6V0A4 gene encoding V-type proton ATPase 116 kDa subunit a 4 yields MASIFRSEEMCLSQLFLQVEAAYCCVAELGELGLVQFKDLNVKESRFQRKFVNEVRRCESLERILRFLEDQMQDEIEIQVPEKSPLTPFPREMIILETALEKLEGELQEANQNYQALKRNFLELTEFKHLLKKTQDFFETEANLADDFFVEDTSGLLELRPTPAYISGKLGFTAGVINRERMASFERLLWRICRGNIYVKFSEMDTVLEDPVTREEIKKNIFIIFYQGEQLREKIKKVCDGFRATVYPCPELASERKEMLQGVNMRLEDLFTVLTQTESHRQSLLQEAAANWHSWVIKVQKMKAIYHILNMCNIDVTQQCVIAEIWFPVADTVRIRRALEQGVELSGSSMVPILTAVQSKTAPPTFNRTNKFTAGFQNIVDAYGIGSYREMNPAPYTIITFPFLFAVMFGDCGHGTVMFLAALWMVLNEKHLLAQKSTNEIWNTFFHGRYLILLMGIFSIYTGLIYNDCFSKSLNIFGSSWSVQPMFRNGTWSMQVLKTNPLLQLDPAIPGVYSGNPYPFGIDPIWNLASNKLTFLNSYKMKMSVILGIVQMVFGVILSLFNYRFFRNTLNIILQFIPEMIFILSLFGYLVFMIIFKWCSFNVFVSRRAPSILIHFINMFLFNYKDPSNVPLYQHQQEVQSFFVIMALISVPWMLLIKPFILRANHRKSQLQASRIPEDTTEDSEGDSSGHSASAGVPGAQDEHDQEFNFGDVFVHQAIHTIEYCLGCISNTASYLRLWALSLAHAQLSEVLWTMVMNIGLHIRGWGGLVGVFIIFAVFAVLTVAILLIMEGLSAFLHALRLHWVEFQNKFYTGAGYKFSPFSFKQILDGTAEE; encoded by the exons ATGGCGTCCATATTCCGAAGTGAGGAGATGTGTTTGTCACAGCTCTTCCTCCAGGTGGAGGCTGCATACTGCTGTGTAGCTGAGCTTGGAGAGCTTGGATTGGTTCAGTTCAAAGAT TTAAATGTGAAAGAGAGCCGTTTCCAGAGGAAATTTGTGAATGAAGTCAGAAGGTGTGAATCATTGGAGAGAATCCTGC GTTTTCTGGAAGATCAGATGCAAGATGAGATTGAGATTCAGGTGCCTGAGAAGTCTCCGCTGACCCCTTTCCCACGGGAAATGATCATCCTGGAG ACTGCTCTGGAAAAACTGGAAGGAGAGCTTCAGGAAGCCAATCAAAACTATCAGGCTTTGAAGAGAAACTTCCTAGAACTGACAGAATTCAAACACCTCCTGAAGAAAACCCAGGACTTCTTTGAG ACGGAAGCCAACTTAGCAGATGATTTCTTTGTAGAAGACACTTCTGGTCTCCTGGAGTTAAGACCTACGCCTGCGTACATTAGTGGAAAGCTGGG GTTCACAGCCGGTGTGATCAACCGGGAGAGGATGGCTTCCTTTGAGAGGCTGCTGTGGCGAATTTGCCGAGGAAACATCTACGTAAAGTTCAGTGAGATGGACACAGTTCTGGAAGATCCCGTTACA agagaagaaattaaaaagaatatattcatcATATTTTATCAAGGAGAACAGCTCAGGGAGAAAATCAAGAAGGTCTGTGATGG GTTTCGAGCCACTGTGTACCCCTGCCCAGAGCTGGCGTCGGAGCGCAAAGAGATGCTGCAGGGTGTCAACATGAGGCTGGAAGATTTATTCACC GTGTTAACACAGACAGAGTCTCACCGTCAGAGCCTCCTGCAAGAGGCAGCTGCCAACTGGCACTCCTGGGTCATCAAAGTGCAGAAGATGAAGGCCATTTACCACATCCTGAACATGTGCAACATCGACGTCACCCAGCAGTGTGTGATCGCTGAGATCTGGTTCCCGGTGGCAGACACCGTGCGCATCAGGAGGGCGCTGGAGCAAGGCGTG GAACTAAGTGGCTCCTCCATGGTCCCCATCTTGACAGCAGTGCAGTCTAAAACAGCTCCTCCCACGTTTAACAGGACAAATAAATTCACAGCTGGCTTCCAGAATATTGTAGATGCATATGGCATAGGCAGTTACCGGGAGATGAACCCAG CTCCCTACACCATCATCACTTTCCCCTTCCTGTTTGCTGTGATGTTTGGAGACTGTGGTCATGGAACTGTGATGTTCCTGGCAGCCCTTTGGATGGTCCTTAACGAGAAACACTTGCTCGCTCAAAAGTCGACCAATGAG ATTTGGAACACCTTCTTCCATGGGCGCTACCTCATCCTCCTCATGGGCATCTTCTCCATCTACACGGGCTTGATCTACAACGACTGCTTCTCCAAGTCTTTGAACATCTTCGGCTCTTCCTGGAGTGTCCAACCCATGTTCAGAAATGGCACATGGAG TATGCAGGTATTGAAAACGAATCCACTGTTGCAGCTGGACCCAGCCATTCCAGGAGTGTACTCTGGAAATCCATACCCGTTTGGAATTGATCCG ATTTGGAACTTGGCTTCAAACAAGCTGACGTTTTTGAACTCCTATAAGATGAAGATGTCAGTTATCCTGGGAATTGTCCAGATGGTTTTTGGTGTTATTCTCAGCCTTTTCAATTACAG GTTCTTCAGAAACACTCTGAACATCATTCTGCAGTTCATCCCTGAGATGATTTTTATCCTGAGTCTTTTTGGATACCTGGTCTTCATGATCATCTTCAAGTGGTGCTCCTTCAACGTCTTTGTGTCCCGACGAGCCCCGAGCATCCTTATCCACTTCATCAACATGTTCCTATTTAACTATAAGGACCCTTCGAATGTACCTCTGTACCAACATCAG CAAGAAGTCCAGAGTTTCTTTGTTATCATGGCTTTGATCTCTGTGCCGTGGATGCTTCTGATTAAGCCATTTATCCTTAGAGCCAACCATCGGAAATCCCAG CTGCAGGCCTCCAGGATCCCGGAAGACACCACGGAGGACTCTGAAGGTGACAGCTCTGGTCACAGTGCTTCTGCAGGTGTCCCCGGGGCTCAGGATGAGCACGATCAAGAG TTCAACTTTGGAGACGTCTTTGTGCACCAGGCCATCCACACGATCGAGTACTGCCTGGGCTGCATTTCCAACACAGCCTCCTACCTCCGGCTTTGGGCCCTCAGTCTGGCACATGCGC AACTGTCTGAGGTGCTCTGGACAATGGTGATGAACATTGGCCTTCACATACGAGGCTGGGGAGGACTCGTTGGGGTCTTCATCATTTTTGCTGTGTTCGCTGTTCTGACGGTAGCCATCCTTCTGATCATGGAGGGCCTCTCCGCTTTCCTGCATGCCCTGCGGCTGCACTG GGTGGAGTTCCAAAACAAGTTCTACACCGGGGCTGGTTACAAGTTCTCTCCATTCTCCTTCAAGCAAATCCTGGATGGGACAGCTGAGGAGTAG